The Borreliella mayonii genome has a segment encoding these proteins:
- the rplF gene encoding 50S ribosomal protein L6, producing MSRIGRLPIKIPDAVKVDVKDNLVIVEGIKGRLVQDIKDSINVKVENGSVIVDRAFNDKKSKAYHGLYRSLIFNMVKGVTEGFSKSLTINGIGYRVEQQGNSLFLSLGYSTQFEYVIPDGISVKLDGNTKISVEGIDKFKVGQVAAEIRSLKKPEPYKGKGIKYDNEVIRRKVGKSGVKK from the coding sequence ATGTCGCGTATTGGGAGACTTCCGATAAAGATTCCAGATGCTGTTAAGGTTGATGTTAAAGACAATTTGGTAATAGTTGAAGGTATTAAGGGAAGATTAGTTCAAGATATAAAAGACAGTATTAATGTTAAAGTTGAGAATGGTAGTGTTATTGTCGATCGAGCTTTTAATGATAAAAAATCAAAAGCTTATCATGGTCTTTACAGAAGTTTAATTTTTAACATGGTAAAAGGAGTCACTGAAGGATTTTCTAAGTCTCTTACTATAAATGGTATAGGGTATAGGGTGGAGCAACAAGGCAATAGTCTTTTTTTAAGCCTTGGTTATTCAACTCAGTTTGAATATGTTATTCCGGATGGTATTAGTGTAAAGCTTGACGGGAATACTAAAATTTCTGTTGAAGGAATAGATAAGTTTAAGGTTGGTCAGGTTGCTGCTGAGATTAGAAGTTTAAAAAAACCAGAGCCATATAAAGGAAAGGGTATTAAGTATGATAATGAAGTTATTAGAAGAAAAGTTGGAAAATCTGGTGTAAAAAAATAA
- the rny gene encoding ribonuclease Y produces MIYIIFSSIFAGFILGFLVRVFLGRLSLLDLEKNLKKVRVESQLEIENERRQIIANAKSQMLKEKNQQDRDIRDRKNEIVNLEKRLLQREETLDKRISALDKQQSRVDFKIKEFEQKEKVIREKEAELVKRLENISGLTREDARKIVIEKVEHESRRDAQAIINKSEQEAQLLADKVAKDILVSTMQRIVTEVSSEFTVASVELPNDEMKGRIIGKEGRNIRALETLIGADIIIDDTPEAVVISCFDPIRKELAKRTLERLVTDGRIHPARIEEVVYNVTNEINSIIQEEGEKVVFDLNIHGLDKRLIRGLGRLYFRSSYGQNVLSHSKETAIIGEILAKEMKLDPVVVKRACLLHDIGKGMESISDNSEGHAITGAELAQSCGESEIVVNAIAAHHNEVKPESLEAIVVQIADAISASRPGARRESLNNYINRLKRLEDIAYSFEGVQKCYAIQAGREVRIIVDNALINDEKSILLARDIAKKIEAEMRYPGKIKVTIIRETRVIEYAR; encoded by the coding sequence ATGATATATATTATTTTTTCTTCTATTTTTGCTGGCTTTATATTAGGATTTTTAGTAAGAGTTTTTTTAGGTAGATTGTCTTTATTAGATTTAGAAAAAAATCTGAAAAAAGTAAGAGTAGAATCACAATTAGAGATAGAAAATGAAAGAAGGCAAATTATTGCTAATGCAAAATCTCAAATGCTTAAAGAAAAAAACCAGCAAGATAGGGATATAAGAGATCGGAAAAATGAAATTGTTAATCTAGAAAAAAGATTATTACAAAGAGAAGAAACCTTAGATAAGAGAATATCTGCTCTTGATAAACAGCAGTCTAGAGTTGATTTTAAAATTAAAGAATTTGAACAAAAAGAAAAAGTAATAAGAGAAAAAGAGGCCGAGCTTGTTAAAAGATTGGAGAATATTTCTGGTCTTACAAGAGAAGATGCAAGAAAAATTGTAATTGAAAAAGTTGAGCATGAATCTAGAAGAGATGCTCAAGCTATTATCAATAAAAGTGAACAGGAAGCACAGTTATTAGCAGATAAGGTTGCAAAAGATATTTTAGTATCTACTATGCAGCGTATTGTTACGGAGGTAAGTTCTGAGTTTACAGTAGCTTCTGTTGAACTGCCTAATGATGAGATGAAAGGTAGGATTATAGGTAAAGAAGGGCGTAATATTAGGGCTCTTGAGACCTTAATAGGAGCAGATATTATTATTGATGATACGCCTGAAGCTGTTGTTATATCTTGCTTTGATCCAATAAGAAAAGAGCTTGCTAAGAGGACTTTAGAAAGACTTGTTACAGATGGCAGAATTCATCCTGCCAGGATTGAAGAAGTCGTGTATAATGTTACCAATGAGATAAATAGCATTATTCAAGAAGAAGGTGAGAAAGTAGTTTTTGACCTTAATATACATGGGCTTGATAAAAGACTTATTAGAGGGTTGGGAAGGCTTTACTTTAGAAGTAGTTATGGTCAAAATGTTTTAAGCCACTCTAAAGAAACGGCTATAATAGGAGAAATTTTAGCCAAAGAGATGAAATTAGACCCTGTTGTAGTAAAAAGAGCATGTCTTTTACATGATATTGGGAAAGGGATGGAAAGTATTTCTGATAATAGTGAGGGACATGCTATTACTGGTGCTGAACTTGCTCAAAGTTGCGGAGAGAGCGAAATTGTTGTTAATGCTATTGCTGCTCATCATAATGAGGTTAAGCCAGAGAGTCTTGAGGCTATTGTGGTTCAAATAGCAGATGCCATCTCAGCATCTCGTCCTGGAGCAAGGCGGGAAAGTTTAAATAACTATATAAATAGACTTAAAAGACTTGAAGACATTGCTTATAGTTTTGAAGGTGTTCAAAAATGTTATGCTATTCAGGCTGGTCGTGAAGTTAGAATTATTGTTGACAATGCCTTGATTAATGATGAAAAATCAATTTTACTTGCAAGAGACATTGCTAAGAAGATAGAAGCTGAAATGAGATATCCTGGAAAAATTAAAGTTACAATTATTCGTGAAACCAGAGTTATTGAATATGCAAGATAG
- the rpmJ gene encoding 50S ribosomal protein L36 → MKVRASVKPICEKCKVIKRKGVLRIICDNLKHKQRQK, encoded by the coding sequence ATGAAAGTTAGGGCAAGTGTAAAGCCAATTTGTGAAAAATGTAAAGTTATAAAAAGAAAAGGTGTATTAAGAATTATTTGTGATAATTTAAAGCATAAACAAAGACAAAAGTAA
- the rplR gene encoding 50S ribosomal protein L18, with protein MKKIKEAEQRKLRRKKRIKDKIGRGVASRPRITIFKSNRYFYAQVIDDSKGHTVVSISTIEKGLNLGKNIDDVKKLGEVLAKRLKEKNINNLIFDRNGYKYHGLIASFATSLREFGINI; from the coding sequence ATGAAAAAAATAAAAGAAGCAGAGCAGAGAAAGCTTAGGCGTAAAAAAAGAATAAAGGATAAAATAGGGCGCGGAGTAGCTAGTAGGCCACGAATTACCATATTTAAATCTAATAGATATTTTTATGCGCAAGTTATAGATGATAGTAAGGGACATACTGTTGTAAGTATTTCTACTATTGAAAAAGGTCTTAATTTAGGCAAAAATATTGATGATGTAAAAAAACTTGGAGAAGTTCTTGCTAAAAGGCTTAAGGAGAAAAATATAAATAATCTTATTTTTGATAGAAATGGTTATAAGTATCATGGACTTATTGCAAGTTTTGCAACTTCTTTGAGAGAGTTTGGTATTAATATTTAA
- the rplO gene encoding 50S ribosomal protein L15 — MFNLLKPKGASKRRKIVGRGPGSGLGKTSGRGQKGQKARNTSPRLGFEGGQTPLYRRLPRKGFSNNDYKLEYTIVNLGDIDKKFKDGQVVNYNTLLENKLIKKKNKKIKILSNGNLTKKVSFEVSKISKSAESLVIKIGCTVKLV; from the coding sequence ATGTTTAACCTATTAAAGCCTAAGGGAGCAAGTAAGCGACGTAAAATTGTTGGCAGAGGCCCTGGTTCAGGACTTGGTAAAACTTCTGGGAGAGGGCAAAAGGGGCAAAAAGCAAGAAATACTTCGCCAAGGCTTGGATTTGAAGGTGGTCAGACACCTCTTTATAGAAGATTGCCGAGGAAAGGTTTTTCTAATAATGATTATAAATTGGAATATACAATTGTTAATCTTGGAGATATAGATAAAAAATTCAAAGATGGACAAGTTGTTAATTATAATACTTTGCTTGAAAATAAACTTATAAAAAAGAAAAATAAAAAAATCAAGATTTTGTCTAATGGTAATCTTACAAAAAAAGTTTCCTTTGAGGTTTCTAAAATTTCTAAATCGGCTGAAAGCCTTGTAATAAAAATTGGCTGTACCGTTAAATTAGTTTGA
- the rpsH gene encoding 30S ribosomal protein S8: MAITYSVGDMLTKLRNASRVRHGSVDLKMSNMNKSILSILKEEGYIKDFNSLEKEGVAFIRVLLKYDSKRNPVINKIDAISTPGRKIYSSYKNMPRIKNGYGILIISSSQGVITGKEAKDKKIGGELICSVW, from the coding sequence ATGGCGATTACTTATTCAGTAGGAGACATGCTAACTAAATTGAGAAATGCAAGCAGAGTTAGGCATGGGTCTGTAGATTTAAAGATGTCTAATATGAATAAATCAATATTAAGCATTCTTAAAGAAGAGGGTTATATTAAGGATTTTAATTCCTTAGAAAAGGAAGGAGTTGCTTTTATTAGGGTTTTGCTAAAGTATGACAGCAAAAGAAATCCTGTTATAAATAAAATAGATGCCATTTCCACTCCCGGTAGAAAAATTTATTCTTCATATAAAAATATGCCAAGAATAAAGAATGGATATGGAATATTAATTATATCTTCTTCTCAAGGTGTTATTACTGGCAAGGAAGCTAAAGATAAAAAAATAGGTGGTGAGTTGATTTGCTCAGTTTGGTAG
- the rpsE gene encoding 30S ribosomal protein S5 produces MVDVQAQRKQIEKLISLNRVTKVVKGGRRFSFSAFMVVGDGEGHVGWGFGKANDASDAIKKSLTSAKKNLRFVPIRKGTLPHEVIGCFKKAKVLIKPATHGTGVIAGGPVRAVMEALGVHDILSKSLGSNNSMNVVKATFKAFDLVLDAEKVAELRGKTLKTLWG; encoded by the coding sequence ATGGTAGATGTTCAGGCTCAGAGAAAGCAGATAGAAAAATTAATATCACTCAACAGAGTTACTAAGGTTGTTAAGGGTGGGAGAAGATTTTCTTTTTCTGCTTTCATGGTTGTTGGAGATGGGGAAGGACATGTTGGTTGGGGTTTTGGTAAAGCTAATGATGCTAGTGATGCAATAAAAAAAAGCTTAACAAGTGCTAAGAAAAATTTAAGATTTGTTCCTATTCGAAAAGGAACATTGCCACATGAGGTTATTGGTTGCTTTAAAAAAGCGAAAGTTTTAATCAAGCCAGCTACTCATGGTACTGGTGTTATTGCAGGAGGCCCTGTTCGTGCTGTAATGGAGGCTTTAGGAGTGCATGATATTTTAAGTAAATCTCTTGGTTCTAATAATTCTATGAATGTAGTAAAGGCGACTTTTAAGGCATTTGACCTGGTTTTAGATGCTGAAAAAGTGGCAGAGCTGCGCGGGAAAACTTTGAAAACTTTATGGGGTTAA
- a CDS encoding DNA-directed RNA polymerase subunit alpha gives MPVEKFLKDFTIPEKIEFLKSQGDGSYGKFTIYPFERGFGITIGNTLRRVLLSSIEGYAITAMRVQSSNKDSSSKVVSSEFDLIPGVSEDTLEVIANIKNIHLKLGEGEQRKTISFSVSGKDTNVLKASHFERDGVEVFNKDLVIATLSHDVNLDFEFQINYGRGYVSSEQNSKYLEEVNVIALDSIFSPIEKVSYSVEDTRVGQRSDYDKLVMEIWTTGVISAKDAIKKAASIVREFLFPLVDFEENVNTSFEKSKSESSNLLDMSIEKLNLSVRSLNCLAKENVRTLGELISKNAEELSKARNFGKKSLEEIIEKLGSYRLYLGMSKEDALSVLSKNVKISE, from the coding sequence ATGCCTGTGGAAAAATTTTTGAAAGATTTCACTATACCTGAAAAAATTGAATTTTTGAAAAGCCAAGGTGATGGATCTTATGGTAAATTTACGATATATCCTTTTGAAAGAGGCTTTGGGATTACTATAGGTAATACTTTAAGGCGCGTGCTACTTTCTTCTATTGAAGGGTATGCGATTACTGCTATGAGAGTTCAGTCTAGCAATAAAGACTCCTCGTCAAAGGTTGTTTCAAGTGAATTTGATTTGATTCCTGGAGTTTCTGAAGATACTCTTGAGGTTATTGCTAATATTAAAAATATCCATTTGAAACTTGGAGAAGGAGAGCAAAGAAAGACAATAAGCTTTAGTGTTAGTGGCAAGGATACCAATGTTTTGAAAGCTTCTCATTTTGAAAGAGATGGAGTTGAGGTTTTTAATAAAGATTTAGTTATAGCTACTTTATCACATGATGTGAATTTAGATTTTGAATTTCAAATTAATTATGGTAGAGGCTATGTTTCTTCTGAGCAAAATTCTAAGTATTTAGAAGAAGTTAATGTTATTGCTTTGGATTCTATATTTTCGCCTATAGAGAAAGTTTCATATTCTGTAGAAGATACTAGGGTTGGTCAAAGGTCAGATTATGACAAGCTTGTAATGGAAATTTGGACTACAGGCGTGATTTCCGCCAAAGATGCAATAAAAAAGGCTGCATCAATAGTAAGAGAGTTTTTATTTCCCCTTGTTGATTTTGAAGAGAATGTTAATACATCTTTTGAGAAATCAAAATCAGAAAGTTCTAACTTGCTTGATATGAGTATTGAGAAATTAAATTTGTCAGTCAGGTCTTTAAATTGTTTAGCTAAAGAAAATGTTAGAACTTTAGGAGAACTTATTAGTAAAAACGCAGAAGAGCTTTCTAAAGCTAGAAATTTTGGAAAAAAAAGTTTAGAAGAGATAATCGAAAAACTTGGTTCTTATCGATTATATTTAGGAATGTCTAAAGAAGATGCTCTATCTGTATTGAGCAAGAATGTTAAAATATCTGAATAA
- a CDS encoding TIGR00282 family metallophosphoesterase, producing MQDSTIKTLIIGDIIGESGLKKVFFNLKNIKNKYRIDLVIANGENSSNGFGITPEIANNLFRSGVNVITTGNHVYSNYKINDYLNKQTYILRPNNFSDLLDGHGYCLLTVRDEKVAVVNVQGGLNMNFIVKNPFDNTKKLVNMLSNKARTIFVDFHAESNYEKESFGYFLNGFVTGVVGTHTHVMTQDERILSKGTAYISDVGMTGGLNSVIGFNPDISLKCLLEYIPLRAEVVEDDIILQGVIITSNLKTGRALKIERIQK from the coding sequence ATGCAAGATAGCACTATTAAAACCTTGATAATTGGGGATATAATAGGCGAGAGTGGATTAAAAAAAGTTTTTTTTAATCTTAAAAACATTAAGAACAAATATAGAATAGATTTGGTAATTGCTAATGGAGAAAATTCTTCAAATGGCTTTGGAATAACTCCAGAAATAGCAAATAATCTTTTTAGGTCAGGTGTTAATGTTATTACTACTGGCAATCATGTGTATTCTAATTATAAAATAAATGATTATTTAAATAAACAAACGTATATCTTAAGGCCAAATAATTTTTCAGATTTGTTAGATGGGCATGGTTATTGCCTTCTAACTGTTAGAGATGAAAAGGTTGCTGTTGTTAATGTTCAAGGGGGTTTAAATATGAATTTTATTGTTAAGAATCCTTTTGATAATACAAAAAAATTGGTTAATATGTTGAGTAATAAGGCTAGAACTATTTTTGTAGATTTTCATGCTGAGAGTAATTATGAAAAAGAAAGTTTTGGATATTTTTTAAATGGTTTTGTAACAGGTGTGGTCGGTACTCATACCCATGTTATGACTCAAGATGAAAGAATATTGTCAAAAGGGACAGCCTATATTAGTGATGTTGGGATGACAGGTGGATTAAATTCTGTAATAGGATTTAATCCCGATATTTCTCTTAAATGTTTGCTTGAATATATTCCTTTAAGAGCTGAAGTTGTGGAAGATGACATAATTTTACAAGGAGTTATTATTACTTCTAATTTAAAGACAGGCCGTGCTTTAAAAATTGAAAGGATTCAGAAATAA
- a CDS encoding type Z 30S ribosomal protein S14 yields MAKKSMIIRALRKPKYKTRQLNRCKLCGRPRGYLRDFCMCRICFRKYASEGLIPGVSKSSW; encoded by the coding sequence ATGGCAAAAAAATCAATGATTATTAGGGCTTTAAGAAAGCCTAAATATAAAACAAGGCAACTTAATAGATGTAAGTTGTGTGGTCGTCCAAGAGGATATTTGAGAGATTTTTGTATGTGTCGAATATGTTTTAGAAAGTATGCGTCTGAAGGATTAATTCCTGGCGTTTCAAAATCAAGTTGGTAA
- the secY gene encoding preprotein translocase subunit SecY — MKELFLSLFTVKDLRNKFLFTLFVLFLFRVGSYLPIPGIDSVALKSYFKSQSDFSIANYFDFFSGGAFSNFSIFMLSIGPYISASIIVQLLVYSFPSLKKMQEGDGGRQKAKKYTKYLTIVAAVVQGYATSLYAKGIPGAVTIPFYRYIFIAILTVTTGTFILLWFGEQINQRGVGNGTSLIIFSGIVVRLQAALFNLFQSMQDPSQNVNPVFVILIISIFILVVILIIYEYKAQMRIAIHYARSNSNSTVSSYLPIKLNPSGVLPVIFASVLITLPLQILSGFAETSSIARQILSYLRPNGFYYTFLNVILIIGFTYFYSKIQLSPKDISNNIRKNGGAIPGIKSDEMEKYLDEIMNKTLFSGSIFLSIIAIIPFLVQNIFRFPHDVSRIMGGSSLLIMVGVALDTLIHIDAYLKTQGFSHRNRKNYAFLQKI, encoded by the coding sequence ATGAAAGAATTGTTTTTAAGTTTATTTACCGTTAAGGACTTGAGAAATAAGTTCTTGTTTACTTTATTTGTTCTTTTTCTTTTTAGAGTTGGTTCATATTTGCCGATACCAGGAATAGATTCTGTAGCGCTTAAAAGTTATTTCAAGTCGCAGTCAGATTTTTCAATTGCTAATTATTTTGATTTTTTTTCAGGGGGAGCTTTTAGTAATTTTTCTATATTTATGCTTAGTATAGGGCCCTACATTTCAGCATCTATTATTGTTCAGCTTCTTGTTTATTCTTTTCCTTCTTTAAAAAAAATGCAAGAAGGTGATGGCGGAAGGCAAAAGGCTAAAAAATATACAAAATATTTAACAATAGTTGCAGCTGTAGTTCAAGGATATGCAACAAGCCTTTATGCTAAGGGTATTCCGGGAGCCGTTACCATTCCCTTTTATAGATATATATTTATTGCTATTTTAACAGTTACTACGGGAACATTTATCCTTTTGTGGTTTGGAGAGCAGATTAATCAAAGAGGTGTGGGGAATGGAACATCTTTAATAATTTTTTCTGGCATAGTGGTTAGACTTCAAGCAGCTTTGTTTAACTTATTCCAAAGCATGCAGGATCCTTCTCAAAATGTTAATCCTGTTTTTGTTATACTTATTATAAGTATATTTATTTTAGTTGTTATATTAATTATATATGAATATAAGGCCCAAATGCGAATTGCTATTCATTATGCTAGGTCAAATTCTAATAGTACGGTTAGTTCATATTTGCCAATCAAGTTGAATCCATCGGGCGTTTTACCTGTTATTTTTGCCTCTGTTTTAATTACTTTACCTTTACAAATTTTAAGTGGGTTTGCAGAAACTTCTTCTATAGCTAGACAAATTTTATCTTATTTAAGGCCTAATGGTTTTTATTATACTTTTTTGAATGTAATTTTGATAATTGGATTTACGTATTTTTATTCTAAGATTCAGTTAAGTCCTAAAGATATAAGTAATAATATTCGTAAGAATGGGGGCGCTATTCCAGGAATAAAGTCTGATGAGATGGAAAAATATTTAGATGAAATTATGAATAAAACTTTATTTTCAGGATCTATTTTTTTGTCAATTATTGCAATTATTCCATTTTTAGTGCAAAATATTTTTAGATTTCCGCACGATGTTTCTAGGATAATGGGGGGGTCTTCTTTGCTTATTATGGTAGGAGTTGCTCTTGATACATTAATTCATATTGATGCTTATTTGAAAACTCAGGGATTTTCTCATAGAAATAGAAAGAATTATGCATTTTTGCAAAAAATTTAG
- the rpsM gene encoding 30S ribosomal protein S13 has protein sequence MARISGIDLPNNKQLKIALTSIYGIGRTRALEVCNKSSISPSKIAKDLDNDEVNRLRKVIESDYVVEGKLRSEVAMSIKRLMDIACYRGIRHRKGLPLRGQRTKTNARTRKGKRKTVANKKIASK, from the coding sequence ATGGCTAGAATATCGGGAATAGATTTACCAAATAATAAACAATTAAAAATAGCTCTTACTTCTATTTATGGCATAGGTAGAACAAGGGCTTTAGAAGTTTGCAATAAATCAAGCATTTCTCCAAGCAAAATTGCTAAAGATTTAGATAATGATGAGGTTAATCGACTTAGGAAGGTAATTGAGAGCGATTACGTTGTAGAGGGAAAGCTTAGAAGTGAAGTTGCTATGTCTATTAAAAGACTTATGGATATAGCATGTTATAGGGGTATTAGACATAGAAAAGGATTGCCTTTGAGAGGACAGAGAACTAAAACAAATGCAAGAACTAGAAAGGGAAAAAGAAAGACCGTAGCTAATAAGAAAATAGCTAGCAAATAA
- the rplQ gene encoding 50S ribosomal protein L17, with amino-acid sequence MKTKLGFNRLSRKSSHRRALLKNMVISFLKHEKISSTKAKLFEVKRFAERLITKAKVDTVHNRRELSKFIHDKYILNKLFTKISPVFRQRSGGYTRMIKLGKRYGDSAEMAILELVEKPLKVE; translated from the coding sequence ATGAAAACAAAATTGGGTTTTAATAGATTAAGTAGAAAGTCTAGTCACAGGAGAGCGCTTTTAAAAAATATGGTAATTTCTTTTTTAAAGCATGAAAAAATTTCTTCTACTAAGGCAAAATTGTTTGAAGTTAAAAGATTTGCTGAAAGATTAATTACAAAGGCAAAAGTTGATACTGTGCATAATAGGCGAGAATTATCAAAATTTATACATGATAAGTATATTTTAAATAAGCTGTTTACCAAAATTTCTCCTGTTTTTAGACAAAGAAGTGGTGGGTATACTCGGATGATTAAATTAGGGAAAAGATATGGAGATTCGGCTGAAATGGCTATCCTAGAATTAGTTGAAAAGCCTTTAAAAGTTGAATAA
- the rpsK gene encoding 30S ribosomal protein S11, producing MSAKLSTNSKKKIKRNIGEGNVYIQATFNNTIVTVSDIKGNVLAWASAGGMGFKGAKKSTPYAAQITAESALNKVRDFGINYVHVYVKGPGIGRESAIRAIGSIGMTVKSISDITPIPHNGCRPKKTRRV from the coding sequence TTGAGCGCAAAATTATCAACTAATAGTAAAAAAAAAATTAAAAGAAATATTGGAGAAGGAAACGTTTATATACAAGCTACTTTTAATAATACCATAGTTACTGTATCTGATATAAAGGGGAATGTTTTAGCTTGGGCAAGTGCTGGTGGGATGGGTTTTAAAGGGGCTAAAAAGTCGACCCCATATGCTGCTCAAATAACAGCAGAGTCTGCTTTAAATAAAGTGAGAGATTTTGGAATTAATTATGTTCATGTATATGTAAAAGGGCCGGGTATTGGCAGAGAATCTGCAATAAGAGCTATTGGTTCGATTGGTATGACTGTAAAATCAATTTCAGATATTACTCCTATTCCTCATAATGGATGCAGACCGAAAAAAACCAGACGAGTTTAG
- the rpmD gene encoding 50S ribosomal protein L30, with translation MIKRKLRLQLKKARFNASRSRSKNKYFIRRMENNREIISKNNINVQVCLVRSLIGKLNKKVKVLKALGLNKIGDKKVHFLNEPIKGMLNETINMILLSEVSNV, from the coding sequence ATGATTAAAAGAAAATTGAGATTACAACTAAAGAAAGCTAGGTTTAATGCTTCAAGGTCTAGATCTAAGAATAAATATTTTATTAGAAGGATGGAAAATAATAGAGAAATTATTTCTAAAAACAATATTAATGTGCAAGTTTGTCTTGTAAGAAGTCTTATTGGGAAATTAAATAAAAAGGTCAAAGTTTTAAAAGCATTGGGTTTGAATAAAATAGGTGATAAAAAGGTGCATTTTTTAAATGAACCTATTAAGGGTATGCTTAACGAGACTATTAATATGATTTTATTAAGCGAGGTAAGCAATGTTTAA